A region of the Leptospira ellinghausenii genome:
ATTGTCTGTTTCTGAATGATAGAGTTTATCATACAACACAATCATACTTTTGATTCGACCGGCAGCTTCATATAGAATTGTTTGGACTGAAAGATTATCCTGTGATTTTGCTTGTAATGTAAGTAAAGTAAACAAAGAACTCATATTATTTTTTACACGGTGGTGAATTTCTTTTAGGATGTTTTCTTTTTCGTGTAACAATCTCTGGATTCTAGATTCGGATATTGTCCGTACGCTAACGTCTCTTAAAATTACAGTATATAATGCTTCGCCATTAACAGATATCTGCGAAATAGAAGCTTCAATTGGAAATTCTTCACCATTGAATCGAAGCCCACTAATTTGACCCAATGCTCCCATCGCCCTTCTACTAACACCCGTTTCACCAAACTGATCAATATGTTTATCATGTTGTTTCCGGAAACTTTCTGGAATGAGTTGGTCTAATGGTTTTCCCATGATCTCTTTCGATTCGTAACCAAACATTTTTTCTGCTGCACCATTGAACAAAACGATTTTTTTTGAATTATCGATACTGATGATAGCATCCATTGCTGAATCGATGATCTGAGTTAATTTTGCTTCTGATTCAAGGATTTGTTTGAGAGCCTTTAAACGATCGGAAATATCTCTTGCAACAAATATATAACCTATCGGAAGATCCGATTCATCATTCAAAAGAACTAAATTAATTTCAATATTTCGGTTACTTCCATCTTTTGCTTCTTGGACTACTTCTCCGATGTAACTTCCTTCTAAATTTACTTTTTCGATCACTTGTTGGTTTGAGAGAGTATCATACTTTGTTTTTAGTATCTCTAAAATATTTTTCCCATAAACTTCTTCTGCTTTCCAAAGAAAAATTTTTTCTGCGGCTTTATTCCAATAATTGATTTTTTGAGTAAAATCAGTTCCTATCACCGCATCCAATACATTGTCCAACATATTCGCTTGTTTGGCGATCTGACTCTGTACATTGTATTCGGCAGTGATATCTCGAAAAACTAACACAACTCCTTTTGTATCGCCATTTAAATCTTTAATAGGAGAACCTGAGTCAGAAATTTGGAATTCTGATCCATTTTTAGCAATCAATACCGTATGATTGGCTAAAGCTACGACAGAATTTGTTTTTAAAACGATCTCAACTGGATTTTCTACTTTTTGGCGAGTTTTAACATTGATGATATTAAATACTTCATTGATCTCATGTCCAAGTCCATCTTCATGACTCCAACCTGTCAATTTTTCAGCAACTGGATTGATTCTGATGACCTTGCCATCCTGGTCAGTCGCGATCACTCCGTCACCAATCGAGTGTAATACGGTCTCTAAATGTTCTTTTTTACTTTTTGTAAGTTCATTGGCTTCAAAAAGTTTGAAGGCCATTTTGATAGATGCATCTAATACAGTGAATCCAGAATTTTTCACTACATAACCATACGAAGTGATCGTTTCAGTTTTTTTAACAATTTCCCTTTCAGTATGGGAAGATAAAAAGACAATGGGGATTTCTCTGTGATTTAGGATATGAGTTGCAGTTTCTGTTCCGTCCAATCCTTTTCCTAAATCTATGTCCATGAGAATCAAATCGAAAGGATTATCATCCTTGATCACCAATTGAATTGCATTTTCACCACTTGGAACATGTGTTACTTTGTATCCACCTTGCTCTAATTGTTTTTTTTCATAGAGAGCTAAAATAGCTTCATCTTCCACAAGTAAGATGGATTTGTCTGCTATGACGGTCATCATTCATCCTTTTGTATTTCTTATCAAAATCGAAAAAAAATACAGAACTCCAAATAATGACCGACTGAATTTTAAATTCAATCAATAATTTAGAAATTTTCTAATCTTCTTATATTCAAGGATTTATCCTAATTGTTTTTTTATCCGATTTTTTAGGACAAATTGAAGAATTTGGGATAAAGAAAAAACCAAATAGAATATACCAATCCCAACAACCCAATTTCCATATTGTGAATATACGGTTTTGATTTTTAAAGGAGATACTGATGAAATGAGAATCCCATCATTTTCTTCAAAATAATCAAGTGTTCCTTTTGCCCTTCCAAATGCATCATAAATTCCGGATAATCCATTCCTCGTAGAACGGACAATAGATGATCCATTCTCGATCCCTCGAATGGTAGCCATCTCCGTATGAAAAGGATTAATTCCATTCCAGTCCGAAGCAGGAATTAAGGTGATGTTTGATCCACTTTGGGCATGGATTTCTGTTACATGTAAACTATCGAAGTCATAACAAATAGCAACTGACATTTTGCCAAAATTCGTTTCGATCGATTTGATTTCAGAATGTATTTTTGAAATAGGCTCGAATGGTACAATAAATTGTTTATAATAGGTTTGTCTTATTTGTCCTTCATTAGAAAACCAAACTAATTTATTATCAAAATAGAATTCATTTTCGTTGTGTTGGATGATATAAGCTGCCACGAGCTCGATATTTTCTTCCTTTGCGATTGAAACTAGAGAGTTCAAAAATTCTAATTCATTTTCTCTTGAAATAAGAATCGCGCCTTCATTCCATACAACAACGTTTGCACCCTGCTTTGCTGCAACTTTTGTTTTTTCTATAGTTAATTGAGTGTTTATATTATTTTCGATGGGATTTTTCCAAATTGTTTGGATGTCCATTTTTGAAGTTATAGTAGCAACTTTTATTTGTTTTCCAGGAATTGGTAAACTCAATCGAATCGATCCATAAAAATATAAAAGTATGATAAGAATGATTGTGAATGAGAAATAATATGTTGTAGATTTTGAAATTTGTTTTTGATCTATTTGTTCACTGATGAGTTGTTCAAAAGATGCGTTAAACAGATATATAACGAAACTAATGCCAGTGGCTCCAAATAGGGAAGCAGACTGTAAGAAAACTAAATTCCCGATTTGGCTATTTGCTAACATTCCCCAAACACCCAAGTCTGAATGATAAGCATCGATCCATTCTAATATCGTGCAGGTAAAAGCAAAAAACAAAATAGGAGATATGTTATTTTTATAGCGAGTACGAATGAAATTCCATATCCATAGTAAAATTGAAAATACGATTCCAGCTTGGATTCCAGAGAGAAAAGCAATCCAAATGTGAAATGGCTCACTCACGATACGAAAAGTAGATACGATTTGGAATAAAATCAAACTTGTGATAAGTATTTTAAAAGAGTAACCCAAACGAATGTATCTCAAGAATGGGATAAAAACAAACCAACCAAAAATTGGAATATTCCATTTCATTCCAGTGAATCCAACGAAGATTCCACCAATTGTAAGCAAAAACCATTGATTTAAAATTAAATTCATTACATTCTCACTTTTTTATTTAACTTAAGATTCGAACCAGCACCAAACCATAAATAGTCTAACGAATCTATCCAAAGTGATTCTAGATTTTCGTTCAACTGAAAAGCTAATATGGGGATCCCAAAAAAACAACTTGCAATTGCAAGTGATAGACTTTTCCAATTTGTATCTTTGGGAAGCTCCTTGTTTTCTTTTGCCAATTTCATAGAATTTTCTAAGATCAATTCAATGCCACCAATGGGCAATGTTCCAATAGCGGAATGATTTGGGAAAAGTAAATATCGTTCAGCCAAAGTTAACTCCTTAGCTTGGGGTCTTTTTTTATACTTAGTTTGGAAGGAAATTATCTCCAAAAGGATTCTTGGATTTTTTTTGGATTCTTTTGCCGTATAACGAAACAAAGATTGTATCAATCCATAACCTGAATTAGCCATTTTATTTTTTTCAGCAAAAACTGTCACTTGGAGGCTCCATATTTGGATATAATGTAAGATTAGTTCGTCTTTTTCAGGAAAATAATTATAAAATGTTGGTTCAGAAATCTCTGCATATTGGCAAAGTTCGGTGATTTTGATTTCATTATATGGTTTTGATTCCAATAATTCCAATAAACCAAATGTAAGTTTTGTGCGTGTCCTCGCAAATTTTCGTTCTTTTAAAGGGAATTGAACCAAAGGATCTAATTTTGGAGCCACTTTAGCATTCATAATTTCATAGGGCTGACTCTATTTTTATAGTCAACTCTATTTTTTTAGGAATAAATAACGAAAGTATGAACTTATTTAAAATTTTTTTGTATTTGTTGGAGTTGAGATTGAGGAATTTTTGAAATTGTAGTAGATGGACACCATTGGGTGGCGGGTCTAGAACCCCACCCAATTCAGGGCGGGGATATTAAATTCACACCCCACTACTTCTTCGCATGTGGATGCGCATTTCGATACACTTCTTTCAATCGGTCTCTCGAAACACTTAGATACACTTGCGTAGATGACAAAGAAGAATGGCCAAGTAACTCTTGTACGGCGCGAATATCAGCACCTGCATTCAATAAGTCAGTAGCAAATGTATGTCTAAACTTGTGTGGAGTGATTGCTTTTTCCATACCCATCACTGACCTACGTTCCGATAAAATATAACGAATTCCACGAGTTGTTAATTTTCCACCTCGTTGGTTTAAAAAGATTTCATCGGGAGCACTATTCCCACGTTCTTCCAAATAATCTTTTAGAGCTTCTCTTGCTTCAGGTCCAATGAAAACAAATCTTTCTTTCCTTCGTTTTCCCATCACTTTAAGCGATGTTAACTCCTCATTCAAGTCGCTTAACTTTGCATTGACTAATTCGAATACACGAAGGCCTGTGCTATACAAAACTTCGACGATGGCTTTGTCCCGTTTTCCAAGGACTTCTTTTTTTTCAGGATCTTCGTAATCTAGAATGTCCTCTGTTTCAATCGGTGTGAAATTTTTTGGTAATTTCTTTTTGGTTTTTGGGAAACTCACCTGTAAGATTGGATTGGCTCCAATTTTTTCTTCCCGGAATAAAAATTTGTAAAATGTACGTAAGGAAGAAAGTTTGCGACTTTGTGTTCGTTTGTCTTGTTTCTTCGTGGATTTTAAATCAGAAAAGTAAGCCCTCACGTCCAAAACATCAACACTCAATATATCAATTTCTTCTTTTAAACAAAACTCAAAGAAAAATTTTAAATCTCGTAAATAGGCAAATAAGGTATGCTCTGAATAATTTTTTTCAATTTTTAAGTAGGTGCGGTAACTGCGAAATAAATCCGCCATTACTTGGGGAAAATGCTCGGGAATTTGGACTTCGAGGGCTGGCAGGGTCATACAAGAAACCTATCGGCTAAGTTTTCTTTCTCCTTCTCTAAAAAAATACTATACAAGTACTTACATTTTGTTTAGTGTTGAAAACGGAAAAAAAAAGACATAATCCAGAAAAATTCCCCTCTCTTCCTAATTTGTCCCAGGCCTAATGCATAATGGAGTCACTTCGGAAGAGAAAAAGAGTGGAATTCGGAAGGGATGGGTTCATCCTTGAGAGAGTCAGACGGATTTTTTAAAACCAACTGGCCAAGTCCCCTACCTAGTCTTTCGGAACACCGACTTAGGAGAAAGATTGATTCATGAAAAAAGAGAAAGCTGACAAAGCACAAGACAAAGAGACCGACCAAAGAAAACAGGCCATTGATGCGGCCCTAGGCCAAATTGAGAAACAATTTGGAAAAGGATCCATTATGCGTCTCGGTGCCGACACACGTATGGCTGAGATGAATGTGGTTTCCACTGGATCTTTGGACCTCGACATTGCTTTGGGGATCGGCGGTTTTCCATCTGGAAGAATCATTGAAATCTACGGTCCAGAATCTTCGGGAAAAACGACTCTTACCTTATCTGCGATCGCAGAAACGCAAAAAAAAGGAGGCATTGCTGCCTTCATCGATGCAGAACACGCACTTGATCCATCTTATGCAAAAAAACTGGGTGTCAACGTAGACGACCTTCTCGTCGCCCAACCAGACAATGGGGAAGAAGCACTTGAAATCTGCGAATCACTCGTTCGTTCCAATGCGATTGATCTCATCGTCATCGACTCTGTTGCTGCGCTCGTACCAAAGGCGGAGATTGAAGGGGATATGGGTGATTCTCATATGGGTCTGCAAGCTCGACTCATGTCGCAAGCACTCCGTAAATTAACAGGAACCATTTCCAAATCTAGTACAACTGTTATCTTTATCAACCAAATCCGTATGAAGATTGGGGTCATGTTCGGAAGTCCAGAGACCACTACTGGTGGTAATGCATTAAAATTCTATGCATCGATTCGACTCGACATTCGTCGCATTGAAACACTCAAAGAAAAAGAAGAACCAGTTGGTAACCGTGTACGAGTGAAGGTGGTCAAAAATAAATGTGCACCTCCATTCCGTCAGGCGGAATTTGACATCATGTATGCAAATGGTATCAATCGTGAAAGTTCACTCATTGACCTGGCAGTTCGCCATGACCTAGTCGCAAAAGCTGGATCTTGGTATTCTTATAATGGTGAAAAAATTGGCCAAGGTAAGGAACAAGTAAGGAACTTCTTCTCAGAAAATCCAGACATCGCTTTTAAAATTGAAAACCAGGTGAGAGACCTCAATGGGTTGCCATTACTCGACCAAGCGAAGATCCAAACACGCGAAGTGAAATCAATTGAAAGGGATCCAAAGGAAACGAAAGAAACAAAATCAAAACAACCAGTCAGTTTCTCTACCGAAGGGGACGGAGACATCGCCGTAGGCGAATGAAAATAAACAGGCTTTCTTTTTAGGAACCATTGACCGGTTCGGGGTTTCCCGGGCCGGTTTTTTTTTACCTTTTTTATCACATTCTTCCTTTCGAAAAAAGATATATGAAATTCATAGGAATCAAATCCTATCCACAGTATCCTATCCTTCAGAATTCGAGTTTCTAATTTATGAATCCAAAATATTTCCTATGCATTTTATTATTCACTTTGCAATGCCAAGTTGTTAGTAACAAACAAAATGGTACTCAACTAGAATCAAATGAGTTTTCCGAATGGGCGGGTTTATCAACCGATGATCCTATCCATAAAAAAGAAATGGATACTAGTTGGAACAAATTAATCACTACTAAAGAATTGATCACTGAGTATTTAAAACAAAAAGACTACCATCCAAATGTTAAAACTGTTGTTTATCCTTTTAGTGGAATTGATGTATTAAATTTATTTTCCTTTTTTCCTCAATGCCAAAACTACATACTCTTCGGATTAGAAGATCCAGGATACCCAACAAAATACAGTGAGTTGTCGGAAAAAGAGAAATCAATTGTTAAGACTGGGATACGAAATTTATCCGATCATTTAGCTGGTAGAAATTATTTTACCTATCGTAAAATGAAAGAGGAAACTAAGAAAAAAGAATTAAATGGTGCTTATCCCGTATTTGTTGCGTTCTTGAAACGCATGGGTAAAGAAATTCTGGAATCAAAAGAAGAAACCATTTCTGGAAACGGAATCACATACAAAGGATTCACATTACTTTTATACGACACCAAACTAAACAAAAAGGAATCACTTACATATTTTAAAATATTCTTAATTGGTAATGAAGGCATTCCTGGTGATGGATTGTATGAATATTTTTCCAATTTAGGCGAGATCGGTGTTTTCACAAAATCAGCTGAGTATCTCTTTCATGGTGAAAAACGAAAATCTTTCCGGGATTTACTTCTTAAAAATGCGAAATTTGTTGTACAAGACGAATCTGGATTTCCAGTCCGATTGTTTCCAGAAGAATCTTGGAAAAGAAGTTTGTTTGGAAGATACGAAAAATCTTGGAATTTATCGGGAGCAGTTGCTCCAGAAAATCAACCAGAGTTAATCAAACTAAGCAAAGAGACTAATGACCAAATATTACCTTTCCCATTTGGATACGGTTTTTTAGGAACTAAGGACAACAGGCAATCTGCTGTCCTTGTGTTTGAAAAAAAATAAAACTGCAAAAAGGGATTCTACACTACAGTTGTTGGATCCCAACAAGTTCTAAAGTTTTCATTCCAATGATTGATCTCTTTCATATCCTCTGGTGTTAAGCTAAAATCATACACATCTGCATTTTCTTTGATACGATTTGGATTTTTTGATTTTGGTATGACAACATTTCCGGATTGTAACGACCACCGAATCAGAATCTGTGCATTAGTTTTATTGTAATTTTTCGCTAATCTCGTGACCCTTTCATCTTCTAATTTTTGTCCATGTGCTAGAGGACTATATGCTTCTAACAATATCCCATTTTTTTCACAGTATTCTTTTAACGGTAAGTCTTGTAAAAAGGGATGGTATTCGACTTGGTTCATGGCTGGAACAATTTGGGAATCTTGTAATAATTCTTCTAAGTGAGGGATCATAAAATTACTTACCCCAATTGACTTTGCCTTCCCTTCTTTTTGGATTTTCTCCAAAGCTTTCCAAGAATCTTTCCGTTTCCCTGAAACAGGAAAATGGATCAAATACATATCTACATAATCTGTTCCCAGTTTATTTAACGATACATCAATCGCTTTTTGAGCTTCGTCAAATCCTTGGTCTGCATTCCATAATTTTGTGACTAAAAATATTTCACTTCGAGGGATACCACTATCTCCAATGGCTTTTCCAACATCTGCTTCGTTTCCATATATAGCAGCAGTATCAATGTGACGGTAACCTGATTCCAGAGCGACTTTTACTGCTTCATAACATTCTTTGGGTCGAGACTTCCAAACACCTAAGCCAAGTAAGGGTACAGAAATCGATTGGTTTGTCGCAATTGTTGAAGTAATTTTTAATTCAGACATGTGTATGTCTTAGACGAAAAGACCCTACCATAGGTTTGCCATGGTAGGGTTCAAATTTTTAATTTGGATTTATTTTTTGGATCCTACGAACTCAGGGATTGGAGCAAATTGCAAATCATCGCCATTCCAATCTGCTCGGTATCTTCCCTCCGCCAGTGTTCCCGATAGGATTGCTTTCGCTAAAGGTCGATTCACAATTCGATTGAAGACACTACCTAATGGTCGTGCCCCAAATTTTGGATCAAAACCCTGCTCTCTCAGAATATGTTCTGTACTTTCCGAAAGTTCGACAGTGATTCCCTTCACTTTCAATCGCTCGTTTAACAAACGTAGTTGTTTTTCGATCAATTTTTCCATGATGGAAGAATCCAACGAATGATAGGTTAGAATTGCATCCAACCTACCAAGTACTTCTGGTTTAAAGTCGGCTTCAATATTTTTTGAATTGGTAGTCAGAATCACAATTGTGTTTTTAAAATTGATGGTTCTACCTTTGTTGTCGGTAAGTCTACCTTCATCTAAAATTTGAAGTAATATATCGGAAAAGTCTGGATGTGCTTTTTCTACTTCATCGAATAACACAACTGAGTAAGGTTTTCTTCGAATGGCTTCTGTTAGTATTCCACCTTCATCATACCCTACATACCCAGCAGGAGCACCAATCAGTTTCGCAACAGAGTGTTTTTCTGAATACTCACTCAAATCTAAACGTACCAAATTGGTTTCTTGGTCAAATAAAAACTTCGCAATTGCCTTAGCTGTTTCAGTTTTACCTACACCCGTTGGACCCTTTAACAAAAATGATCCAAGAGGCCTTGTTTCCGAAGAGATACCTGCATAGGAAGTTAACAAAGTATCGGCAATTTCACGAATTGATTCTTTTTGACCATACACAACTGAATTTAAATCATCTTCCAAGTGGAGTAAATTCTCTTGTTTGGTTTTTAGAATTTTTTCTACTGGAATCCCAGTTTGCCTAGCGATAACAGCAGCGATATGATTACGTTCTAAAATCCAACTATTCTGAAATCCACTCAGTTCTTTTTCCAATTCAGGTAAAACTGCGTATTTTAATCGAGAAGCTTCCGTATAATCTGCTCGCTGTTGTGCGGCATCTAAATCAAATTTCACTCGATCTATTTTATTTTTAATCGAAGCGATTTGTTTTAATGAATTTACTTCTTTTTCCCAAACTTGTTTTCCTTCATGGAACTTTTTCTCTAAAACTTCAATTTCCTTAAGAATATCCTCGTTTTTCTTTTCTACTTGAGCGTAGATTTTTTTTGAGCGGATTTCACTCTCTAGTTCCACAAGTTCTGTTGGCATTGCTTCTGCGGAAAGTTTTAAAGCAGATGCAGCTTCATCAACTAAATCGATCGCTTTGTCTGGCAAAAACTTATCAGTGATGTATTGGTCGGACAAAAGAACTGATGCATAAATAGCCTCGTCAGAAATTTTAATCCCATGATGAATTTCATGTTTATCACGTATTCCCATTAGAATTTCAATGGCATCCTCTTTACTTGGTTCGTTTACAGGTACGGCACGAAATCTTCTTTCTAACGCTTGGTCACCAAGAATGTACTTTTGAAATTCATCACCTGTCGTTGCGCCAATACAATGGAGTTCACCTCTAGCGAGTGCTGGTTTCAAAAGATTGGCTGCATCCATTGCGCCTTCTGTTTTCCCTGCTCCTACCAATTGGTGGATTTCATCGATAAACAAAATTGCTTCACCAGCCTGTCCCTTGATATACCGCAAAAGTGCTGTTAGTTTTTCTTCGAATTCTCCCCTGTATTTTGTTCCAGCCATCAATTGGCCCATATCAAGTGAATAAATTGTTTTTCCTTTTAATACATCTGGTACTCTTCCCTTTACAATTTGTTCAGCAAGACCTTCGACAATCGCTGTTTTTCCAACTCCAGCACTACCAACTAACACCGGATTGTTTTTGGACCTTCTACCCAAAATTTCCATTACTGATCTGATTTCTTTACTTCGGCCAATCACAGGATCCAATTTTCCTTCTTTTGCCAAATCATTGAGATTCACAAGAAAATTTGGTACTTCTTCATCAGTCTCTTTGATGTTCAAATCTTCATAGTTGATCTTTAACTCAGGTAAAATCTGAGGTAAAAATTTTAGAAAATCTGCCTCTTTCAGTTCTTCCCTTCCATTCTCCGCAGCTCTAGAAGATGCCATCGTAAACCATTGGGCAAGTTTGGGAGATGTACGAAGTGATTCGAAAGGGATCTCTCCTGATGCCCGTGCTTGTTTCTTTAAAAATTCATCAACTGTAGATTTATATTTCAATAACGCTTTTCCTGAAACAGAAGTTGGTAAGGTCATAAATCCCCAAACCAAATGATAAGGAGTGATTTCTGTATTTTGCCTGCGAATTGCTTCTGTCTGTGCAATGTCCAAAGCTCCTTGGACGTTTGAGTCATATTGTTTCATAGTGTTTCCTCACTTTTAGCACTCTGAGTCTTAGACTGCTAATTTTACGTTCTTACTACAAGTTTTTTTTGAAAAGGGCTTTCTAAGATGCTTTCTTCGTCCAATTCTAGTGAAGTCAGCAGGAAGATTGGAACCAAACCTCTTGTAACAACTGGAACCACAAAATTAGGAGATGGGATTTTAGTGCCTTTTTTTAGAAAAACATACTGGTTTGTAATTCTTTTCCTTTATACGATCCCAATAGGAGCCCTACCCCTCTCCATCGAGGAAACAAAGAATTATAGAGACATTGGAAGGTATTTTGAGTTTACGATCCCAAGTAACCCAGAAGTTACCCTAGATGAAATTTTAAAACAGGAAACAATTTGGAGAACCAATCCTAAAAATGTAATTTCATTCCCAAGATCCAAAAACCCAGTTTGGATCAAAGTGACATTGATCCATTATGGCAACTTTCCTCACACTTTCTTTTTACATCTATCCAATCCTGTAGTGGACCTTTTCGAATTGCATACAGAAATCAATGGAAAGTGGAACACACAATGGTCAGGTGAACAGGTATTACAAAAGAATAAGCCAATTTATTCCCATTTATCAGCCTTCCCGATTACGTTGTCAGCAAATGAAACTAGGACTATTTATCTAAAGATCAGATCGGACAATCCAATCTTTAGTTTTGCATCCATTTATAATTCGAGAACCTTTATCGCTTATTCCAAAAAACAAGATATATTCTTCGCCGCTTATTTTGGAGCAGGATTTATGATGTTCCTTTTTAGTCTATTTTTGGCACATACCCTACGATATAAAAAGTTCTTTTACTTTTTCTTTTATCTTGCGACAGTCTTATTTCTAAACACTTACTCTACAGGATTCATACAATACTTAGAATTCGGTAATTCCAATGCTTGGAAAAATTATTTGTTCCCGATTACAATTTATTTTTCATCGATTTTCGGATTACTTTTTACTTTAGAATTTTTAGAAACCAAAAACAAATACACAAAACTATTCAAAGTAACATCAAGTTACATTCTCTTCTTATTAATCGTAATCCCAACAATTTCCGTTTTGGATTTACGATTTTTCATGCAACTTACGGTTGTATTAGTTACCATATCGCTTTTTTTCACAATCATCATCTCAATCATGACTCTGTTGAAAAGTAATAGGAAAATAGAAGTAATATTATTCCTTTTGGCTTTTGGATCATTACTAATTGGAGCATCCTATTATATTTTTACTGTTCAAGGTTTTATCAAACCATTTCATTTTGCATCTTACTCATTGCCGTTGGGCTCAGCAATGGAAGTATTTTTTCTCTCACTTGCACTCGTTTTAAGGGTATCAGATTATAGAAAGTCAAACGAACAAAAACAAGAAATTGACTTACAACTTAAAATCGCTCAGAAACTACAAAATGGATTGTTACCTAAAAAAAGAACTCATGCACTAGAATACCCACTTGGTTTTAGATATTTACCCGCAACAGATATTGGTGGAGACTTTGTCGAAATCATTGTAAAAGAAAATGAACTTGGATTATTTTTGTGCGATGTATCAGGGCATGGAATTCCTGCAGCGATG
Encoded here:
- a CDS encoding ATP-dependent Clp protease ATP-binding subunit, producing the protein MKQYDSNVQGALDIAQTEAIRRQNTEITPYHLVWGFMTLPTSVSGKALLKYKSTVDEFLKKQARASGEIPFESLRTSPKLAQWFTMASSRAAENGREELKEADFLKFLPQILPELKINYEDLNIKETDEEVPNFLVNLNDLAKEGKLDPVIGRSKEIRSVMEILGRRSKNNPVLVGSAGVGKTAIVEGLAEQIVKGRVPDVLKGKTIYSLDMGQLMAGTKYRGEFEEKLTALLRYIKGQAGEAILFIDEIHQLVGAGKTEGAMDAANLLKPALARGELHCIGATTGDEFQKYILGDQALERRFRAVPVNEPSKEDAIEILMGIRDKHEIHHGIKISDEAIYASVLLSDQYITDKFLPDKAIDLVDEAASALKLSAEAMPTELVELESEIRSKKIYAQVEKKNEDILKEIEVLEKKFHEGKQVWEKEVNSLKQIASIKNKIDRVKFDLDAAQQRADYTEASRLKYAVLPELEKELSGFQNSWILERNHIAAVIARQTGIPVEKILKTKQENLLHLEDDLNSVVYGQKESIREIADTLLTSYAGISSETRPLGSFLLKGPTGVGKTETAKAIAKFLFDQETNLVRLDLSEYSEKHSVAKLIGAPAGYVGYDEGGILTEAIRRKPYSVVLFDEVEKAHPDFSDILLQILDEGRLTDNKGRTINFKNTIVILTTNSKNIEADFKPEVLGRLDAILTYHSLDSSIMEKLIEKQLRLLNERLKVKGITVELSESTEHILREQGFDPKFGARPLGSVFNRIVNRPLAKAILSGTLAEGRYRADWNGDDLQFAPIPEFVGSKK
- a CDS encoding SpoIIE family protein phosphatase; the protein is MLSSSNSSEVSRKIGTKPLVTTGTTKLGDGILVPFFRKTYWFVILFLYTIPIGALPLSIEETKNYRDIGRYFEFTIPSNPEVTLDEILKQETIWRTNPKNVISFPRSKNPVWIKVTLIHYGNFPHTFFLHLSNPVVDLFELHTEINGKWNTQWSGEQVLQKNKPIYSHLSAFPITLSANETRTIYLKIRSDNPIFSFASIYNSRTFIAYSKKQDIFFAAYFGAGFMMFLFSLFLAHTLRYKKFFYFFFYLATVLFLNTYSTGFIQYLEFGNSNAWKNYLFPITIYFSSIFGLLFTLEFLETKNKYTKLFKVTSSYILFLLIVIPTISVLDLRFFMQLTVVLVTISLFFTIIISIMTLLKSNRKIEVILFLLAFGSLLIGASYYIFTVQGFIKPFHFASYSLPLGSAMEVFFLSLALVLRVSDYRKSNEQKQEIDLQLKIAQKLQNGLLPKKRTHALEYPLGFRYLPATDIGGDFVEIIVKENELGLFLCDVSGHGIPAAMIASMTKVSLEIWNDTLDKPALAAEKIRKSLLSSLSGHFLSAFFVYINPKENTLRIANAGHLPLLHLDREGKITTYTSYGRAINEFIKSDMIEKSFPLPKEGTFILFTDGVIEARNINTGELFGEERFYSLIQTLAKKHPQIICDSVIEEVQKFQKTKRSDDDITILALSLDTENNFE